GGGGTCGCCCGTCTGGACGACCGTGCCGGTGAACTCGACGGTGTCGCCGGCCGCCGCGGCCGAGCCGTCGTCTCCGGTCGCGTCCTCCGTGGTCGATTCGTCGCCCGCCGACGGCTCGGAGTCGGACGCTTCGTCGGAATCGCCGGCGAACGCGCCGAGACCGGTCTCGCTCGCTTCCTGTTCCTCTTTCTCGACGGCTCCCGACGCGGCGGTCGCCCCGTCTTCGAGCAGCGAGACGGTCGACTGCCAGCCGGCGGAGGCTTCGAGGTCGTCCTGCCAGCCGTCCTGAATCTCCACGTCGGTACAGGAGACCTCGTCGCCGGGCGCGATATCGAGGTCGGCCTTCTCGCCCCAGAGTGCGACCCGGATGTCGCCCGTCCCGTCCTGCACGCGGATGTTCCGGACCTGTCCCTCGCTGCCGTCGTCGCGGTCGAAGGTGCGTTTCGGGTCCGCGGAGCGAACGACGCCGGCGATATCGACGGTCTCGTCCATCTCCACGTCGGCGATGTCGGTCGTCTCGGGGACGTACTGCACGTCGTCGTCGGTCTCCTCGACCGCGCCGCGGTCCCCGACGTGGAGTTCGAGCGAGCCGTCCCGCTCCCGGACGTAGCCGTCGATGACCTCGACGGTCGTGCCGGGTTCGAGCTCCTCGGCGCGGGCGGCTTGGTCGTCCCAGAGGGTGACGCGGACGCGGCCCGTCTCGTCGCCGAGGGTGAGATTCGACACGCGGCCCTCGCTGCCGTCGTCGCGGTCGAAGGTGCGGACGGTGTCGGTCGAGAGGACGCGCCCGAGCAGGTTCACGTCCGACTGGCCGATGGTGAGCGCCTCGATGGCCGAATCGTCGCCCACGTCCACG
This portion of the Halosegnis longus genome encodes:
- a CDS encoding single-stranded DNA binding protein, with the translated sequence MSDIEEVYEDLDAEDVSLEEFEEAVEAKVEQMGGLADEETAAMLLAHELTEGEVEGIADIEPGMEEVKFLAKVLSVGDIRTFERDEGEDGQVCNIEVADETGRVRVALWDEDATAAEEKLEAGQVLRISGRPKEGYNGLEVSANRVEGDAEATIDVDVGDDSAIEALTIGQSDVNLLGRVLSTDTVRTFDRDDGSEGRVSNLTLGDETGRVRVTLWDDQAARAEELEPGTTVEVIDGYVRERDGSLELHVGDRGAVEETDDDVQYVPETTDIADVEMDETVDIAGVVRSADPKRTFDRDDGSEGQVRNIRVQDGTGDIRVALWGEKADLDIAPGDEVSCTDVEIQDGWQDDLEASAGWQSTVSLLEDGATAASGAVEKEEQEASETGLGAFAGDSDEASDSEPSAGDESTTEDATGDDGSAAAAGDTVEFTGTVVQTGDPVMLDNGEEARTVVTSEEVRLGQEVTVRGSDEDGTIHADELF